The Pseudomonas oryzicola genomic sequence TATATGATTTTCATGGATTATTTGTTTTGCACTGAAAGTGTTGTCTACATTTTGAGACTGTAGTGGGCTGCCGTGCAGCCCATCGCCGGCGGGTGAGGGCGCAGCCCTGGCGGAGTCTCAAAATTGAAACAGTAGTCTCCAATCAGAGACCGAGCGCCACCATCTTCTTGTACAACGTCGACCGCCCCAGCCCCAACGCTGCTGCAGCCTCTGGCACATTTCCTTCATGCTCGGCCAATGCCCCGGCAATCAGCTTGCGCTCGAACGCCGCACACGCCTCGCGATAGCTCTGGCGTACCGGCGCCTCCGCCAGCGGGCTCGACGGCCCCAAGGCCGTACGCAGGTCGGCAGCCCCGAGCCGTGGCTGATCCGCCAGCAAGGCGGCCCGCTCCAGCACATTGCGCAACTCGCGGATATTTCCCGGCCAGGCATGCCGCGCCAGCAGCTGTTGCGCTTCAGGCTCCAGCTCGTACTGGCTGCCCAGTTCGCTGAGGATGGCCTCGCACAGCGCCGGCAGGTCCTCCAGCCGTTGTCGCAGCGGTGGCACCTCGATCGGTAGCACGTTGAGCCGGTAATACAGGTCGGCACGGAACGCGCCGCGGGCGATGGCGGCCTGCAGGTCGATCGAGGTGGCGGCGATGATGCGCACGTCGCTGCGCAGCATCTGGTTGGAACCAACCGGTTCGTATTCCTTTTCCTGCAGCACACGCAACAGCTTGCTCTGCAGGGCCAGCGGCATGTCACCGATCTCGTCGAGAAACAGCGTGCCGCCTTCGGCCAGTTGCAGCTTGCCACTGCGGCCCTTGCGGTCGGCGCCGGTGAAGGCGCCGGGGGCGGTACCGAAGAATTCGGCTTCCAGCAGCGTTTCAGGGATCGCTGCGCTGTTGATGCTGACAAAGGCCTTGTGCGCCCGTGCCGACGCCGCGTGGATGGCGTGGGCCAGCAGCTCCTTGCCGGTGCCGGTTTCACCCAGCAGCAGCACCGGTGAATCACTGCTTGCGCCACGCCGGGCGCGGCGCTTGGCCTCCAGGCTGGCGGCGCTGCTACCGACGAACTGGGCGAAGCTGTATTTGGCCTGGCGGGCGCGTAGCTGCGAGCGGGTCGAGGCCAGCTCCTGCTGCATGCTGGCGTAGCGTTTGAGCAGGGGCGACAAGCTGCGCAGTTGATCGAACAGGGCAAAGCCGATAGCGCCGATCAGCGCGCCCTGGTCATCGTGGATGGGCAGGCGCATGACCACCAGTGGCTCGTTGGGGGTATCGAGCATGTCCAGCAGGATCGGCCGGCCGTTGTTCACCACATCGCGCATCAGGCTGCCCGGTATCACTGCCTCGCACGGCTGGCCGATGGCGCCGGCGGCATCGGCCAGGCCGAAACGCCGGGCATAGCGTTCGTTCATCCAGACAATGCGCGCCTGGCGGTCGACGATCACCGTGCCTTCGCTGGACTGCTCGATGATCTCGAACAGTGAGCGGATCGCCAGCTGCCGTACCTGGGGGTAGTCCTTGAGGCTGTCGTTGTCGTGCATGGGTAAAAGTCCTGAACACCTATCCTCTGGGGTCGAACGCCTCGCGCAAGGCATCGCCGATAAACACCAGCAGCGACAGGATCACCGCCAGTGCAAAGAACGCGGTAAAGCCCAGCCACGGCGCCTCCAGGTGCTGTTTGCCCTGGGTCACCAGCTCACCCAGCGAAGCGCTCCCGGCCGGCATGCCGAAACCGAGGAAATCCAGTGCGGTCAGGGTCGTGATCGCGCCGGTCAACATGAACGGTACATAGGTGAGCGTGGCGTTCATCGCATTGGGCAGGATATGCCGCAGCATCACCTGGCTGTCCGGCAAACCCAGGGCCCTCGCCGCCTTCACATATTCCAGGTTGCGCCCGCGCAGGAACTCGGCGCGCACCACATCGACCAGGGTCAGCCAGGAAAACAGCGCCATGATCCCCAGCAACCACCAGAAGTCTGGCTCGACAAAGCCGCTGAGGATGATCAGCAGGTACAGCACCGGCAGCCCCGACCATACCTCCAGCAGGCGCTGACCAAGCAAATCGACCCAGCCGCCGTGGTAGCCCTGCAGGGCGCCGGCCGCCACACCGACGAGTACGCTGACCAGGGTCAGGGCAAAGGCGAACAGCAACGATACCCGGGTGCCATACAACACGCGGGCCAGCACGTCGCGGCCCTGGTCGTCGGTGCCCAGCCAGTTGCTGGCGCTCGGCGGGCTGGGTGTGGGCACCTGCAAGTCATAGTTGGGCGTATCGGCACTGAACGGGATGGGCGCAAACAGCATCCAGCCGCCCTGGCCGGCGATCAGCTGGCGCACGTAGGCGCTACGGTAATCCGGCTGGAACGGCAGCTGGCCGCCGAACTGCTGCTCGGTGTAGCGCTTGAGCGCCGGCACGTACAGCTCGCCCTTGTAACCCAGCAGCAACGGCTTGTCGTTGGCCACCAGTTCAGCACCCAGGCTCAGCAGCAGAAGGCAGGCGAACAGCCACAGCGACACCCAGCCAAGGCGGTTGCGGCGAAAGCGTTGCAGACGACGGCGCGATACGGGCGAAAGCATCAGTGCGCCCTCGTGTCGAAGTCGATGCG encodes the following:
- a CDS encoding sigma-54 interaction domain-containing protein, with the translated sequence MHDNDSLKDYPQVRQLAIRSLFEIIEQSSEGTVIVDRQARIVWMNERYARRFGLADAAGAIGQPCEAVIPGSLMRDVVNNGRPILLDMLDTPNEPLVVMRLPIHDDQGALIGAIGFALFDQLRSLSPLLKRYASMQQELASTRSQLRARQAKYSFAQFVGSSAASLEAKRRARRGASSDSPVLLLGETGTGKELLAHAIHAASARAHKAFVSINSAAIPETLLEAEFFGTAPGAFTGADRKGRSGKLQLAEGGTLFLDEIGDMPLALQSKLLRVLQEKEYEPVGSNQMLRSDVRIIAATSIDLQAAIARGAFRADLYYRLNVLPIEVPPLRQRLEDLPALCEAILSELGSQYELEPEAQQLLARHAWPGNIRELRNVLERAALLADQPRLGAADLRTALGPSSPLAEAPVRQSYREACAAFERKLIAGALAEHEGNVPEAAAALGLGRSTLYKKMVALGL
- a CDS encoding ABC transporter permease — encoded protein: MLSPVSRRRLQRFRRNRLGWVSLWLFACLLLLSLGAELVANDKPLLLGYKGELYVPALKRYTEQQFGGQLPFQPDYRSAYVRQLIAGQGGWMLFAPIPFSADTPNYDLQVPTPSPPSASNWLGTDDQGRDVLARVLYGTRVSLLFAFALTLVSVLVGVAAGALQGYHGGWVDLLGQRLLEVWSGLPVLYLLIILSGFVEPDFWWLLGIMALFSWLTLVDVVRAEFLRGRNLEYVKAARALGLPDSQVMLRHILPNAMNATLTYVPFMLTGAITTLTALDFLGFGMPAGSASLGELVTQGKQHLEAPWLGFTAFFALAVILSLLVFIGDALREAFDPRG